In Bacillus thuringiensis, the DNA window TAGATTCTTTACAAGTAACGAATAAATCAAAGGAATGAGTTTAAACTGTGCCTATTTTATGGCACATATAGGTTGAAAGATTTGTACGTATCTAAACGCCAAGAAGTGTAAGCGTGTTTTTAGGAAACGAAGGAGGCAAAAGCCTCCTTCTAATCTAATCGAACCCTCATCCCGCCACATCGGAGTGGTCTTTCACGTTCAAATCTCCTATTTAGAGTTAATATTATACGTTTCCTCTCACCTTCAACCATTCTACTGCTCAATCATATTGCGCGAATTTTTAGACTTTCCGTTTGTAGCTATATTAATCGAGACATTTAAATCTAATTCTTTATTTTGAAGGGATATCCCCCCTTTTTTTGTGTGTTTTTTCCATAATTTATAATTTTGCCGATATAAGGAATGTGATAACTGATACGTGTCAATCCCTCTTTCAATTCCTTTTCGGTACGTTTTTTTTACTTCTTTCTCAACTTGGTTCTCTGCAATTTTCTTAATATCATTTACAGGCATAGAGTTTATTAATTGAAAAATATCAGCATCGAAATGGATGTTCATAAGCATGCGCAACTTTCCATTTTTCACAAAATGTTTTGTATCTATCTTCGGATTTTTCAATACTATATGTCCAATAATTTTCTCATTAAATTTTAATAGTAATGGAGCTCGTTTCGTATTTTCATCCGTCCAGCGAATCCCAGCAATATCATGGCTGTTTAAATCATTTATATAGGATTCATCACTTATAAAACCATAACCACTAAATTTTAACATCGGAAATGATGTATGTCCTTTTTTCCAATATGTTTTAGTCGTAGCTAAGAATGGAATGCGCGTTGTCATCCCCGGTTCATAATAATTTCTCTGGAATTTATATAAAGGTAAAGGATCTATTATTGTATATTGCTTAGTTATCTCTTGTGGTAAATTAATGATTGTATATAATTGAGAAATATTTAAAATATTATTGTTCGCTAATATATTTTCTAAAGGTTCCTTAGTCCCAAATACCCACATTGTATCTCGAAATTGAAAAAAACGAGAGAAAAAATCATTAAATTGATTTAGGTCACCATGTTTTAGAAATCTTTCCGTTACAACAATTGTTTTGAGGTGCTCCCATGAAATTTCTTGTTGAGCACCTTTATAAAAATCAAATGCTGCCTCATCTAAAATGGGTCCTTTTCCCTTTCCAATATAAGCCTGGCTATAATTACGGGTAGTACTCCCTTCTTGTTTAGCTATGTTAGAAAAATTAATAAATTGCGGACGGATGATATAATTATTATCTTTAAAATCGATACCTAGACTATTTATATATAAAACATGATGCAATTCTCTTTGATCCCAACACCCTGTTAGAAACGTACACATTATAAAAAGAAATATCACTATTCTTTTATTTTTCTTCATTGGTACTCTCTCTTTTCCTTGTATTATCTTGCGTATGCAACTCTTTAGGTCTTTTTTTCATATACGTAAAAGGAATTCTAAATGTGGCTGCTAGCATACTTTTAAATACAGGGGGTGAATATGGTGTAAAGAATGGAACTCCAAAAGAGCGTAAATTTACTACATGTATCACCATTACAAGGACACAAAAGATAAATCCTACTATGCCTAATAAAGAAGAAACTACGAATACTGTATATCGTAATATACTTATTATTCCTGTGACTGACTGATTAGTTAAGGCAAATGTCGAAACAACTGAAATTGCTATTATAATGACCATAGATGCTGAAACAATTCCAGCACTAATGGCGGCTTGTCCAATAATCAATCCCCCTACCACAGATAATGTTTGACCAAATACCGCAGGAACACGCAATCCTGCTTGCCTCAAAACTTCAAATAAGGTCATCATTATTAGCCCTTCTAAAGGAGCAGGAAAAGGAATCCCTTCTCTTGATAAGCTTAATGTAGCTAACAACGTATAGGGAATCTGATCTGGATGATATGTAATTAATGCTATCCAAATTCCTGGAAGAAATATAGAAATTGCTATCCCCAAAAGACTTACAAGCCGTACAAAGCTACCGAATATATAGAAAAAATCTTGATCTTCAGATGTATTCACAAAAAAAGGAAATGTAACTGGAGCAATAGTGGCTGTCGGTGACCCTTCGACTAATAAAATAAAACGCCCATACAACAAACAATTCACAGCATAATCAGGACGTCCTGTATATTCAACTAAAGGAAATACACTAAATTGATTGTTTGTAATTAATTCTTCAATCTGTGCACTTGAAACAATCCCATCTATTTTAATTTGCCTTAATTTTAATCGAACTTGATTAATGATATCTCGGGATGCAATATCTTTTAAATACAAGAGGGCTACTTTAGTTTGTGTTCTTTCGCCAATAATAAATTCTTCATAACTAAGAGAACTCGTTTTTAGTCTTTTTCTAATTAATCCTATATTTATATTTAATTCTTCAACAAATCCATCACGCCCACCACGAATGGTCATCTCTGTATTTGTTTGTTCAACTGATCTTGTAGGTATTTGAGAAATATCAATTATATATCCTTGTTTAAATTCTTCAAAAATAATGAGGAGGTTACCTTCAAAAATAATCTGAGAGATAGTTTCATTCGAATTTACTATATCTAATTTCTTTACTGATAACTGGGGAATTAATGATGAAAGGTTAAATTTCTACCGATACTATTACTTAAAAGCCCTTTGCAAACCTGAGACGATGTGGCTTGTTTTAATTTTGTATTGTCAATTAAGGTTTGACAATACAAAAACAATACTGACCTCGTTTTTTCTTCCTCATCCAATTCACGCTTTATTATTTTTACATCGTTGCATGCTTCAAACCACTCTAGTATTACCTTCTCGTTTAATTCTACTCGTTTGTTCATCTACGTTGTCTCCTTCAAACTCAGCAACCTTATGTAAAATATATTCTCATACTCTTTCAAGAGCTTTTTTTAAATTTAACAACCCATACAAACACTATTAGTAATATAGAAAACAAAAATAATCCTAATGCTGAAACTGGCAAAACAATTTGAGATACAAACCAATAGAAACTAGAGTCACTGATGGGTAGTATACTTATTAATAAAATACATGAAAGTGTTGCAAACATAACCCCATTTCTTGTTTTCCGATTTGTAATTGATAACAAATCTGGAATAAGAAAAATAACAAGTGATAGACGAATAAAGATTCCTACAAGCCACTGATACACGGAGAGAAAGTCTAAATTTTCAATATACCTTCCAATTGACACAAGTCTCCATTCTTCAAATGCTGGATATCGTTGATTTGCTGCTACGAAAGGACCAAATTCTATTATAGCTGCCATAACTGGTCCTATTGTGATACCAATAATAACAATACCCAAAGCAATCAATTGATATAATTTTACTTTTGAACAAATATGATGTTGTAAAAAAAGAATAAAAATTAACTCTAGAAATCCTGCTGCAGGATAAATCATCCCTTTAAATACTGGCTTCATTCCATTTTCCATCATTGGCTGAAGTAAAGAATAATCTTTATGTGGTGCATTTGCAAACATTACAAAAAAACCAAGTAAAAATACAATAGGCAACAAAACACCTGTTGTAAGTGCAATAGATTGAATTCCTCTTGTAGCATTATAAAGACAAATCATTGAAAAAAGTATTCCTAAGACAAAGTGAGGTGTTTCTGGTAAATAAAAAGAGAAAAAGGTTAATGTTTCTTTTAGTGCAACAACACCAATTGTTATTAAATAAAGTGCAACTATGAATACGATTGGATATACACTGAATTTCCCGAAATTATTTTTTAGCCATAAAAACAAATGTTCATTTTTTATGTTTTTATAAATGATGAATATTATTGAAATCCAAAGCAAGTATAGGATACTTACTAATATGATAGAAATCCATGAATCTCTACCTGATGTATCTAATAACATAGGAATCATAATGACATGATTAATTATCCCAATACTGCCAATGAGTATCATAGAAACTTGAAATAAAGTAATTGTTTGCTTAGTCATACTTACCACCATATTTTGTAATGAAGAAATATTACATAGTATAACTGATACATTACTTCTTTATTCCAAATAGTTAGCGCTTAGAGACATGGACAATTAAACTTCTTTATTTATAAAATCTTTCACATTAGATGTAAGGTAGTTCCTTCTATTCTGTACATAATTTCTTCAGGCAGATATACTATAAACACAATAGTTCTAGAAAGGTGATGATGTTATGTATGAACAACAAAATAATAGGGATAGAGATCAAAAAATGATGTTGTCTATGCAAGGAGTTCCCACAAATAAAATTAACATGAATCAATTACCTAAATGGATTAGAATTTTTGGCTATTGTGCGTTTGGTTGGATGATAGTATTTAGTTTAATTATGATTGTAGGTTTAATTCTGCAATAACTATACAGATACACAGTAAAACGGAACAGTATTTAGATCATATATCTAGGTACTGTCCCGTTTTTTATATGTAATTCATCAATGATATAGGTAACCAATTATAACAAAAAGAACCTGTAGAATATTCTACAAGTTCTTTTTCAAATATTGTTAAAAAAGGAACAACAAACTATCTTAACATTCAATACAGGGAGACCATTTTGATTATGGCTTGATTTTATTATAAATCAAATATAAGCTTTTGAAAGAAGTTGTTTTTGAAAATTATGTGAATTGGAAAACTACGATGTTTATATTAGATTTCATTTACGACCAACTTTTTCTTATTTAAATAGACTGCACGATCTGATTTTTTAGCAACTTCCTGTGAATGCGTCACAACAATAATACATTTATTCTCTTTATGTGCAAGTTCTTGAAACAGTTCTATAATATCCATTGCCGTTTCTTCGTCAAGGTTTCCTGTCGGCTCATCAGCAATTAGTAAATCAACATTACAAGATAACGCTCGAGCAATTGCTACACGCTGTTGTTGTCCGCCACTTAGTTGCAGAACATTACGTTTCGCTTCTACTTCTGTAAGCCCTACCTTCTTTAATAATTCTAAAGCCCTTGCCGTTTTATTTTGTACTTTAACACCTGTAATTTCCATTGCGGTTAAGACATTTTGAAGAGCAGTCATATAGGTAATCAAGTTATAAGACTGGAAAATGACAGATACATATTGATTACGATATCGATCCAAACCAATTTTTCTAATATCCTTGCCATTATACAGTACATAACCATTTTTGGGGACATCTAGTCCACAACCTAAGCTTAGAGTTGTGGTTTTACCAGATCCAGATGGCCCTAAAATCGTATAGAAATGCCCTTTTTGAAAAGAAAAATTAACATTATCTAGTATCGCTACATTTTTCCCATTACTTTCATAATAATAATCCAAATTTTTAAACTGTAAAATCGTTTCCATATTAAGCCTCCTTATTCATCTTTTAAAAGAATTTGTTTTGGGTTTAAGCGTAGAATAGATAATGCCGGAAGAAGCGTTGCTATTATAGCAATAGCTAGTCCAATTCCACCCATTTTCCCTACATCTTCTCCTGTTACACTTACATCAATTTTATCAATTGGATCTTCTTTTTGATTTTGTAGAGTACCACCAGGTCCAGCCATCATTACAGTACCATTTTGCGAGGTGTCTGTTTCTTCGCTTGCAGTAGCAATTTCACTCGAAAGTAAATTATCCCCTATATATTGAGAAACTTTAGCTCCAGTTGTTATGGATAATCCAAATGCTAAAATAGCGACACAGACTACTTCTACTACGAATTGCGCCATCAGTTTCCACTTTTTCTCTCCAATGGACAACAGAATCCCCATTTCCTTACGACGCCCTTTAATTGATAGCATAATGATTAATCCTAAAATGATCGCACCTGCAATCGATACAATATAAATAATCATTTGAGAAGTCGAAGAGATATTTTCGATAGGACCAATCAATTGCTTGTACAATGAATCATGCGCATCTAATTTATAATAATTAAAATCAATATTAGATTTTTTTGCTTCTTTTTTAAATGCATCAATGTATTGTGGATCATTCAAGAAATACACGACTTGAACACTACTTATACCTTGATCTATTTCTAATTTTTTCATAGTTGAATGCGGCATATATAGTTTATTAGCTGGGTCCATTATAGGCGGAGCCTGTTGCCCCATTGCTTGCTCATTCGTTTCGTAAATACCGATAATCTCAACATCAAGGGTTTCCTTCTTATCCCCGGATTGCACTTTAATTTTGTCTCCTACTTTCAAATTGTTTAATTCCGCTAATCGTTTTTCCATTAAAGCTACATTCTGATCTTTCATCTGTTCTGTAATTGGTTTTCCATCAATGATTTTACTTTTTCCGTTTTTAAAGCTTTCTTGTAATGCTGTCTTGCGAACTCCTTCAATCATAAAAGAAGCATTCATATCTATTTCTGTACCAGAGCTTGAACCGCCTCGTACAGCTGCCATTCCCACTTTACCTTTTCCTTCTTCTTCTCCTTCTTCTTCTCCTTCTGAAGCTCCTACTAGTTTAAGCCCATCAGAAATTCCGAAAGTACTGCCTATGTAATTATAGTCTTTTACATATTTTGACTTTGCTAATTGATCTGTTTCTTTTGTATCGAGTTGCGGCGGACTTGGCATTTCTCCAGTTTCACGAGCTCGCTGACCTAGTTTGTCAAAATCAAGACCTAAAGTAACATCTGCGCCCAGTTTTTTTCTTGCAGCATCCGCTGCTTTTTTTGATGCATTTTGGATTGTGAATCCTGAAAGAACCAAATTTGTAACAATTAGAAAAACTGCCATCAAAATTAATGATGTTCCTATCCTTTTTTTCATACTGAGAATTGCTCGTTTCATAAAATTCATTTTCTCTTACCTCCTTGATAACTTGTATTCTATATAGGTTATCTAGAGTCTATATGGAGCTAATCGGTAGTTTATCTAGAGATATAAGGAGTTTATGTGTAGTTATTCATTTACCTGTTCAAGAAAAGCTAGAACACAAATTCAAAAACGCAATCGTTCTTGAATATTGGTAAGGAATTATTCCGTTTAAGGAATTTATAGAGTGAAGGTTATAGTTAAGATTAATTTCATGTATGTAACATAAAAATATATTTAATGTATAATTTTTATGCAATAAATATAGAGAACTTATTTAAATATCTATATGGGAGATTGTTAAAGCATGGAAATCACGTCGTATTAAAAGGTGCACCTTTTAATACGAAAATAAGCAAGTTGATGTTCTCTTATATCGGGTAGTACCACATCGCTATCAAGCTAAGGGAATCAATAGGGGGCAATTGATTCATGAGTTCTTCCATATCTAATTGAATATAGAGTGTTCCTTTCTTCACGGTCCCGTTTCGAAAATACTCTGGCTCATCATTCTTACGATAAATTCGAGAATTTAATTTCAAACGTGATACATAGTAAGCTCCTTTATCATGGATCTTCTGTAAGTCATGTAAGTCAAAATAGCCTAAATCTCTTATATACAAGTCTTTTGGTTGAATGATTTTCAGGCTGTTTGAACCAAAGGTTTTATCATTTTCTCTTCTTTCTCCTACATAAACGTACAGGAACTTCCCACTCAATAAGTCATACTCCAATTGAATTTTGACACCGGCCGTATGACTACTACCATCTGAACCTTGATAATATGAAGAAAACTTATCTGGAAGCTGAAATGTTGTAGAATCTAGAATTCGAATGCGCTTAAATATCGTGGTATATTGATGGGTTATGTCTTGTGTTGAATGAATTCTTTGGGTTAGAAGGTTAGCTAGAACTTGTTCAAGAAACTTTACTGCGGAAGCATTAAATCGTTGGTTAGCGTGAGTGATGTACTCTTGCTAAAGCTCTCAGAAAAATTTCAGCTTGAGGTTTTTAATCCCTTCTTGTTCTGACATTAAAATGATATCCATGTACTTATCAATTCCTAGAGCGCGGATATTCAGCAGTTGGAATTCATAAATTCAAAGGATTTAGTGTGCAATTTTAATTATGCTTATTAAACTAACGGGGGCTTTAATTGAGCAGGAAACTAAAAACTTTTGACTTTCGCTTTCGATAGTTATGTAAATAAGCTGTCCAGATGGGCAGCTTATTGTATGCTTTTACTTAGCGTGATTTTTTCCGAAATGCTGGCGGTACCCAAATATTATTTAACATGGTAAAATAATATTTGGATGGGAGTCCAATACATATTATTAAAATTAAAGTGGTTCAAGTCGGAGGAAGGCACCTTTGGGTGTCTTTTTTTATAGAACGAAAAAAAGAGATTCCCTTATGAGATTAAGGTTCCTCCTTTTTCCTAGCTACCAATAATAGGACTTTATGTTAACCTTACATGAATATCTGTACATCACTATTTTTTATGATTTTACTTTTTGATTTAAAGATACCACCATTTTTTTCTCACCTACATACCAATAAACATATTTTTACTATTAGGACCCCAATTCTCTCCCATAAAACCTGACATTCCCTCTAAGTTAACGAAGCACGGAAGCACAGTATACATTACCCCCTGCATTGCATTAACTCTAAATGTTATAACAAATCTCATTTTTGAATTATCAACGGTTGTTATCATTCCCATATCTGGACGTATAGCATTTTCTGCCGTAAGTGCCTCTTTCATTCCTACACTAGCAATACTGGCAGGACCCATATTACTCCTAATCCAATAATTCGAGACATTTGTAGCAGATGCCAAATCCGTTGGTTTATCATAAGTCATTAAAATTTGAGTAGGAGAAATTTGTCTAGCCTCAAGAAGTATTGGGTGAGCCACCATTTGGCGAGGATAGTAAGTAAACATATTATTCCTCCATTGTTTTTTGTAATAGATAAATTACCTAGATAATATATGCAGCATTCTGACGCTGGTGCATTATGCGATAGCATCTATTCGCTATCAATCTAAGGTTTTGAAGTCCCTCCTAAACGAAAATTTTCTTCCTCTACAGGTAGTTACTTTGAGTAAGTTAACTCATTTTTTGTGTTGAGGAAATTCAATTTCTTAATTTTATCTTGATAGTAATATGTGCATTATCGCGTATAGAACGGTACCTTTTATAAATCTTCTATCGTAATATTAGCTCCATATTCTTTATAAAAATTTAAAATTGCAGATGAATTCACCCCAAAATCTAATAGATTTTCTGGAAAGTAAATTTCAGAATTCAGAGCCACAATATCAGATGGTTGTAAAATATGCTCTGCTTGGACAGCTGCTCCTAAAGCAGTAAGATGTGTCTGTCCTAACGGATCTGATATGTTCACACATCGTCTATGTAATACACCGGTATCATCATAACCATTAAGGTGGATAACTATGTTATGTGCACTTCCCTTTCCGGGTTTATATAGAATATTTTTCCGTAATCTGGTAAATTTTTCTCCGCTAATTATTTTCCAAATTCCTGTATTCACCAGAGAAACCAATCCATATGTTGATAGTTTACTATCAAAAGCAATACGAAAGTTAACTGAAACAGCATGAATTGATCCTGGCAGAGTTACATGATCAGGAGTATCCAAACGATAACATTTTGTTATATAACCGTTGGAAAAGCGGATTTTGATAGGATCTGTCATCGGATAAGCCTGCCGCATTCCCTCACGAGTTTTGACTTCAAACGGAATAGTTAACCGATCCATATATGCTGTTGAATTTGGTCCTGCTTTGTCTTGAAGAGAATATAGTGCGTTAATATCAACTGTAATCTCTTGAAGATCTTTTGAATAAATTTTAGAAAAAAGGGCTGCTGTCCCCCCCATCCACCCCGAAGCTAATACAACAGGAGATTGAACTTCAACATTTTTCAATCGAGCAATAGAACTTTGAAAACGTTCAGTCCAACGAGTAATGTCAACCAATGGAATTCTTTTTTGGACTGCGGATAGAAGTAATCTATCTTGAGGGTCATTAACCGCATTAACAATTAATGTGGGATGATCATCCAAATTTCTTAAAGGATCATCTGTTGTATTGTCCACCTTAACTATTTTTACTCTTTCAGATTCAAAAGGTAGCGCCTTCCCTAAAGTTCTTCCTCCTAATCTAATTTCCAAATCAGGATGTCGGTTATGTAAAATTTGAGCAATTTGGCTACCAACAACCCCATATCCACCAACAATTAATACGGTTTTCTTGTTCATTTGAAACCTCCATTTTAATTAGCATTAACTCATAAGTTTAAATGATTAAAAACTTAAACATTTGAACATAAAAGACATTAAAAAAGGGACAAAACGTGCCCCTAAACTATAAATGTGTATCTAATTCTTACATTCATCTTCGACTAAAGAAACAAGTTCTTTTAAAAGTTTTATTGTTTCATTAAATTCAAGACAATAATACATTTCAGTGCCTTTTTTCTGAACTTGAAGCAACCCTGATTGTTTCAAGATTTTTAGATGATGCGATACAGTAGGTCTTGACATAGGAATATGATCTGCAATTTGCGTTACATTCAAGCTATCTTTATCAATTAAAAGTGATACAATTTGCTGACGTGTTGGATCTCCTAGCCCTTGAAAACATGGTCTTAAACTTTCTAAAAGATGCATTACTTTATCATTACAGTTCATTTTACTCACATTTCCTTTTGTTGAAGAATTTAATCATTTAAACACATTATAAATCACACTATTATCTAATGCAATAAATTCATCAATAAACCTTAATTGCTAGTAGAAGTCCACCCCCGTCACTATCAAGCTAATATTTTAAAATGTCCCAAAATGAAAATTTTATTATTTTATGGTTATTTATAAGAATTCAACTCATTTTCTTCTTTTTGAGGAACTAGCAATTTTTTAATTTGATGGGCATGGGGTAGTACCAACAAAACGCGAATTTCGTACGCTAAGATTTTTTACCATAAAGATTGTTGATAACTTGTACGTATCAGTAATTAAATAAAAAGAGCATGTATTAAAAAGATGATAATAACATGCTCTAAACTTATCTATTTATTTTAATTTCTTAAAGATGTCTACAAGTAATATTGAAATATCTTATGTGTTAAAAAGTGTTACCTGTGGTAATTCAAAAGACTCGCCCGACCAAAAAATTATTTTGTCACTTGAATGTACTACCCATTCCTTTTCGTCTTCATGGATGCAAATAAGTGCATTGAATGTCTCGGCCCATTCAGCTTCTGGAAAATAGTAATGAGGATGAAAAAGAGCTATACTCAAAATCCCTTTGATTTGTTTTTCGATGGTAAAACATGTTCCTCTATTCTTTCATATTGAGTAAGTAATTGCCTAATAAAAGATAATTTCGGTACTAACCAATACGAAAATACCGTTGAAATACATCCTATTAAAGCCCCTACTGCAACATCAAAAGGATAATGAACCCCTACCAAAATACGAGAGACCGCTACACAAAATGCAAGTATAAGCCATAACTATCCCGTTTTTTTACGAACAAGCCAAAACGAAAAGCAAATCGAAAAAAAGAGAATCGTATGGTTACTAGGAAATGAATTATCTACAGTATGGTCGACAAGTTTATTCACATCAGGCAATACTGCAAACGGTTGATAATTCAAATGAAATTTCCCTGCTATTTTTCCAATCACCTCAGCAATCGCAAAAGCAACCATCGCTTGAATAACCATCATTCTAATTTTTCTGGACCCAGTAAACCAATAAGCTACAATAATTAAAGCAAAAATATATACCATATATTCTGCCAAACATACCATGGTTGAGTTTAGGAATGAATATTGTTTACCTAAATCATTAATTGCTCGAAAAATATCAATATTGAATTGAGAAAAAGACATTTCAAATCCCTCCCCTTTTTAGTAAGGTGTTTTACTGATTGCTATATACTTTCATTACATGAATAGTGTTGGTTATAGTATCCATGTAAAAATATCAACCTCTTATGACACCGTTTTCTTCTTTTTCACTTTAATAAAAAAAGAAAAAGGAAAACATCGAACTTTCTTACAAACATTCATGCATTCTTACAGTTTTGTCATTTTCTTGTCATTTTTTAAATAGATTCATTATCTTGCCCGTTGCTATTTTCAAAAGCTCTTATATCTACAATTATGGAAACTATAATTTCACACAAAAAAGAGAAGAACCTTGGTAAGTTCTTCTCTTTTTTGTTTATTAAATTGTAATATAATTACAGTATGTGAAATTATATTATTTAAATTGTAAAAGCGAAGTGAAAATAACCTTCTCTCCACTTTTGGCATTTATTTAATTGGTTTCTCTGTTTTTAAAACGAATGAACTTAACGCAGGAACTTTAATTTTATTATCATGGACAACGTATAGTGGTTTACTACCTGACTGTTTACCATCTACTAACACTTTCCAAGGACCTTTCGATGGAAGTGTTATGTCAACCGCTTCTCTATTTGCATTGTGAGCCACCATAAAGTATTCGTTTTTATTCCCCTCTATTGTATAAGCTACCGTGTTTTTCGGGGCATCAATAAATGATACATGTGTTTTTATTTGCTCTGCAGTTGTCATTCGAAAAGCTGAGTACTTCTTCCGTAAATCTATTAATCCCTTCATATAATTTACTTCATTATTAAATGACGCACGGCGCAACCAGTCCATTTGATTAATTGAATCGGGAGATTTGTAACTGTTATGATCACCATACTTCGTGCGCATAAACTCTTGCCCTGCATGTATGAATGGAATACCTTGTGATGTTAATAAAATTGAAGAAGACAATTTGTGCATTTGTTTTCGCACTTCTTCACTGTCACCCGGATTAGTCAACTCAAGTTTATCCCATAATGTATGATTATCATGTGCTTCCACATAAGTTAGCACCTGCTCCGGATCTTGATAAGTAGACGAATTTGTATCGTAGTCAATGCCTGCTGTAATGCCTTTTTTAATACGGTCTTCTATGTTTTCCTTTCCATTTACAAAACCATTTTCTTTCTCTTCAAATACACTACCTTTCAATCCATCACGTATATTATCGTTAAAATGAGCAATCCCTTTCATTTTCTCCGCGTTTTTTTGATTGGCTTTCAACTCAGCTGCAAGAGGTGTATTTAAATCCCAACCTTCTCCATGCAGTATAATAGA includes these proteins:
- a CDS encoding ABC transporter permease, with translation MNFMKRAILSMKKRIGTSLILMAVFLIVTNLVLSGFTIQNASKKAADAARKKLGADVTLGLDFDKLGQRARETGEMPSPPQLDTKETDQLAKSKYVKDYNYIGSTFGISDGLKLVGASEGEEEGEEEGKGKVGMAAVRGGSSSGTEIDMNASFMIEGVRKTALQESFKNGKSKIIDGKPITEQMKDQNVALMEKRLAELNNLKVGDKIKVQSGDKKETLDVEIIGIYETNEQAMGQQAPPIMDPANKLYMPHSTMKKLEIDQGISSVQVVYFLNDPQYIDAFKKEAKKSNIDFNYYKLDAHDSLYKQLIGPIENISSTSQMIIYIVSIAGAIILGLIIMLSIKGRRKEMGILLSIGEKKWKLMAQFVVEVVCVAILAFGLSITTGAKVSQYIGDNLLSSEIATASEETDTSQNGTVMMAGPGGTLQNQKEDPIDKIDVSVTGEDVGKMGGIGLAIAIIATLLPALSILRLNPKQILLKDE
- a CDS encoding saccharopine dehydrogenase, whose translation is MNKKTVLIVGGYGVVGSQIAQILHNRHPDLEIRLGGRTLGKALPFESERVKIVKVDNTTDDPLRNLDDHPTLIVNAVNDPQDRLLLSAVQKRIPLVDITRWTERFQSSIARLKNVEVQSPVVLASGWMGGTAALFSKIYSKDLQEITVDINALYSLQDKAGPNSTAYMDRLTIPFEVKTREGMRQAYPMTDPIKIRFSNGYITKCYRLDTPDHVTLPGSIHAVSVNFRIAFDSKLSTYGLVSLVNTGIWKIISGEKFTRLRKNILYKPGKGSAHNIVIHLNGYDDTGVLHRRCVNISDPLGQTHLTALGAAVQAEHILQPSDIVALNSEIYFPENLLDFGVNSSAILNFYKEYGANITIEDL
- a CDS encoding endospore germination permease; protein product: MTKQTITLFQVSMILIGSIGIINHVIMIPMLLDTSGRDSWISIILVSILYLLWISIIFIIYKNIKNEHLFLWLKNNFGKFSVYPIVFIVALYLITIGVVALKETLTFFSFYLPETPHFVLGILFSMICLYNATRGIQSIALTTGVLLPIVFLLGFFVMFANAPHKDYSLLQPMMENGMKPVFKGMIYPAAGFLELIFILFLQHHICSKVKLYQLIALGIVIIGITIGPVMAAIIEFGPFVAANQRYPAFEEWRLVSIGRYIENLDFLSVYQWLVGIFIRLSLVIFLIPDLLSITNRKTRNGVMFATLSCILLISILPISDSSFYWFVSQIVLPVSALGLFLFSILLIVFVWVVKFKKSS
- a CDS encoding ArsR/SmtB family transcription factor gives rise to the protein MNCNDKVMHLLESLRPCFQGLGDPTRQQIVSLLIDKDSLNVTQIADHIPMSRPTVSHHLKILKQSGLLQVQKKGTEMYYCLEFNETIKLLKELVSLVEDECKN
- a CDS encoding Ger(x)C family spore germination protein codes for the protein MKKNKRIVIFLFIMCTFLTGCWDQRELHHVLYINSLGIDFKDNNYIIRPQFINFSNIAKQEGSTTRNYSQAYIGKGKGPILDEAAFDFYKGAQQEISWEHLKTIVVTERFLKHGDLNQFNDFFSRFFQFRDTMWVFGTKEPLENILANNNILNISQLYTIINLPQEITKQYTIIDPLPLYKFQRNYYEPGMTTRIPFLATTKTYWKKGHTSFPMLKFSGYGFISDESYINDLNSHDIAGIRWTDENTKRAPLLLKFNEKIIGHIVLKNPKIDTKHFVKNGKLRMLMNIHFDADIFQLINSMPVNDIKKIAENQVEKEVKKTYRKGIERGIDTYQLSHSLYRQNYKLWKKHTKKGGISLQNKELDLNVSINIATNGKSKNSRNMIEQ
- a CDS encoding ABC transporter ATP-binding protein, encoding METILQFKNLDYYYESNGKNVAILDNVNFSFQKGHFYTILGPSGSGKTTTLSLGCGLDVPKNGYVLYNGKDIRKIGLDRYRNQYVSVIFQSYNLITYMTALQNVLTAMEITGVKVQNKTARALELLKKVGLTEVEAKRNVLQLSGGQQQRVAIARALSCNVDLLIADEPTGNLDEETAMDIIELFQELAHKENKCIIVVTHSQEVAKKSDRAVYLNKKKLVVNEI